A genomic stretch from Desulfotignum balticum DSM 7044 includes:
- a CDS encoding F0F1 ATP synthase subunit epsilon: MKLKVMLPTHVFLDIHVQKITAEGMNGSFGLFPKHVDFVSALTSGIVSFHDENGQEQHMAVMEGVLVKKGDTVFISTRRAVKDKDLASLKNTVENDFLKQKQKEKNMRTSATRIEAGFIRRFLEFQDYA, encoded by the coding sequence ATGAAACTCAAGGTGATGCTCCCCACCCATGTTTTTTTGGACATCCATGTGCAAAAGATCACTGCGGAAGGAATGAACGGATCTTTTGGTCTGTTTCCTAAGCATGTGGATTTTGTGAGTGCACTGACATCGGGTATCGTGAGTTTCCATGATGAAAATGGCCAAGAGCAGCACATGGCCGTTATGGAAGGGGTGCTGGTGAAAAAGGGGGATACGGTTTTCATCTCCACGCGTAGGGCAGTGAAAGATAAGGATCTGGCATCCTTGAAAAACACCGTGGAAAATGACTTTTTGAAACAAAAGCAAAAGGAAAAAAACATGCGTACATCCGCCACCCGCATTGAAGCCGGATTTATCCGCCGTTTTCTGGAGTTCCAGGACTATGCCTGA
- a CDS encoding AtpZ/AtpI family protein encodes MPDIPEDKKFSKTIETKQARKLAARNADHPVWFGLGMFGLVGWSVAIPTLIGTFVGLWLDKTWPGRPSWTLTLLLTGVAIGCWNAWYWIKRESRKKD; translated from the coding sequence ATGCCTGATATACCGGAAGACAAAAAATTCTCAAAAACCATTGAAACAAAGCAGGCACGCAAACTGGCTGCCCGCAATGCGGATCACCCCGTGTGGTTCGGCCTGGGCATGTTCGGGCTGGTGGGCTGGTCTGTGGCCATTCCCACCCTGATCGGCACATTTGTGGGACTGTGGCTGGACAAAACCTGGCCGGGCAGACCTTCCTGGACATTGACCCTGCTGTTGACCGGCGTAGCAATCGGGTGCTGGAACGCCTGGTACTGGATCAAAAGAGAAAGCAGAAAAAAGGATTAA
- the atpD gene encoding F0F1 ATP synthase subunit beta, translated as MSFDTTSEPNTGVVISIRGNVVDARFSDEIPQLHNMLVCGRDDTIQIEVILHLDDQTIRGIALTSTQGLALESKIRDTGRHLEVPVAKSLLGRALNVFGEPIDKKDPVQDAEYRTIHGSPPSMDKQRVSTRIFETGIKVIDILSPLEQGGKSGLFGGAGVGKTVLIMEMIHNMVGIHEGVSLFCGIGERCREGEELYHEMQEAGVLDKTIMVFGQMNEPPGARFRVGHSALTMAEYFRDDLNQDVFLLIDNIFRFIQAGMEVSGLLGRLPSRLGYQPTLGTELAELEERITNSTTGSITSVQAVYVPADDFTDPAAVHTFGHLSSSIVLSRKKAGEGLYPAVDPLQSNSSMLTPDIVGEEHYRIAGDIRKTLAEYENLKDIISMLGIEELSREDRQTVYRARRLERFLTQPFFVTEQFTGYKGRSVSIEDALEGCRQILDDKFSDRSEQALYMIGSIDEVKTS; from the coding sequence ACAACATCAGAGCCGAATACAGGAGTGGTCATCTCCATCCGGGGAAATGTGGTGGATGCCCGGTTTTCAGATGAAATCCCGCAACTGCACAATATGCTTGTCTGTGGCAGGGATGACACCATCCAGATTGAAGTGATCCTACACCTCGATGATCAGACCATCCGCGGTATTGCCCTGACCAGTACCCAGGGACTTGCGTTGGAATCAAAGATCCGGGATACGGGGCGCCACCTTGAGGTACCCGTGGCAAAATCACTGCTGGGGCGGGCTTTGAATGTGTTTGGAGAACCCATTGACAAGAAGGACCCGGTTCAGGATGCAGAGTATCGGACCATTCATGGCTCTCCGCCGTCCATGGACAAACAGAGAGTATCCACCCGGATTTTTGAAACCGGCATCAAGGTGATTGATATTCTCTCCCCTTTGGAACAGGGCGGCAAAAGCGGACTGTTCGGCGGTGCCGGTGTCGGAAAAACCGTCCTGATCATGGAGATGATTCACAATATGGTGGGCATTCATGAGGGGGTCAGCCTGTTCTGCGGGATCGGGGAACGGTGCAGAGAAGGAGAAGAGTTGTACCATGAGATGCAGGAGGCCGGTGTACTGGACAAGACCATCATGGTGTTCGGACAGATGAATGAACCCCCGGGGGCCCGGTTTCGCGTGGGCCATTCAGCACTGACCATGGCGGAATATTTCAGGGATGATCTCAACCAGGATGTGTTTCTGCTCATAGACAATATTTTCCGTTTTATCCAGGCAGGCATGGAGGTTTCCGGACTGCTGGGACGGCTGCCATCACGCCTGGGGTACCAGCCCACCCTGGGTACGGAACTGGCCGAGCTCGAAGAAAGGATCACCAACTCCACCACCGGGTCCATCACCTCGGTGCAGGCCGTATATGTGCCGGCGGATGATTTTACAGACCCTGCCGCAGTCCATACCTTCGGGCATTTGTCTTCCAGCATTGTTTTGTCCCGGAAAAAAGCGGGGGAAGGGCTTTATCCGGCCGTTGATCCGCTTCAGTCCAACTCCAGCATGCTGACCCCTGATATTGTGGGGGAAGAACACTACCGCATTGCCGGAGACATTCGAAAAACACTGGCTGAATATGAAAATCTCAAAGATATTATTTCCATGCTGGGCATTGAAGAGCTGTCCAGAGAAGACCGGCAGACCGTTTACCGGGCCAGGCGCCTGGAACGGTTTCTGACCCAGCCGTTTTTTGTGACCGAACAGTTCACGGGTTATAAAGGCCGGTCCGTCAGTATTGAAGATGCCCTGGAAGGCTGCCGGCAGATTCTGGATGACAAATTTTCAGACCGGTCTGAACAGGCCCTGTATATGATCGGCAGTATTGATGAGGTCAAAACATCATGA
- a CDS encoding ATP synthase subunit I produces the protein MTWYDLQKIGFCLAVGLGIGWFHFGGLWLTLQRFAGARLFGLVFVVSFLFRSFVTLAGIYFAGNGEWVGMTACLGGILIMRKVFIVKMQPSAVFRAKGSPV, from the coding sequence ATGACATGGTATGATCTGCAAAAAATTGGTTTTTGTCTGGCCGTCGGCCTGGGGATCGGATGGTTTCACTTTGGCGGTCTGTGGCTGACCCTGCAGCGGTTTGCCGGCGCAAGACTTTTCGGCCTTGTTTTTGTCGTAAGTTTTCTTTTCAGATCTTTTGTTACCCTGGCAGGAATTTATTTTGCGGGAAATGGTGAATGGGTGGGCATGACGGCCTGTCTTGGCGGGATATTGATCATGCGCAAGGTTTTTATTGTGAAAATGCAGCCTTCTGCTGTCTTTCGGGCAAAAGGATCACCTGTATGA